A window of the Ostrea edulis chromosome 1, xbOstEdul1.1, whole genome shotgun sequence genome harbors these coding sequences:
- the LOC125678301 gene encoding uncharacterized protein LOC125678301 isoform X1: MLYNLVVDGVETKVTINDDDVKFESNDNAELSYQFDDVIGCEETMVGWVWKTEVTRVWLIEHESSNLLVKKCIVVSGNERKRFQQALTRKTVKETKRPKRLLVMINPNGGNGTARKDFRDIVEPVFRLSGISMDIIFSEHPGHLIDVTKSYDFTDTDGIVLLGGDGTYHEVLNVLMRKRQEEQGVDINDPNAALYPLNIPFGLIPTGSCSNWSLNTTGTRAVLTAALHVIQGRTVASPLITVFNNGKLLGFGCAGFSYGFLTNVVVRCERDFRWLGRSRYKLICLWVLLFENLSQYIYDAKVTFHTSVTERRNTKTNETEIFVADRKLTGYTSYTSDTVIYNRKFWDMMIFNGNTIFNGKPLIDATKMFVPKPTMFSSVVLFDTISPGSVRKFFKLSFGNKYLDELGSDMDVLHIRGIKMELIGGLDDTEPDTAPAKRTVILDGEKYELESPSCQFWYKLDVVQVFSSYL; this comes from the exons ATGTTGTATAATTTGGTTGTGGATGGTGTTGAAACCAAAGTGACCATCAACGATGACGATGTAAAGTTCGAATCAAATGACAATGCAGAGC TCAGTTACCAGTTCGATGATGTCATAGGATGTGAGGAGACCATGGTGGGATGGGTATGGAAAACGGAAGTGACCCGAGTGTGGCTAATCGAACATGAATCTTCCAATTTATTGGTGAAGAAGTGCATAGTCGTGTCAGGGAATGAACGAAAACGTTTTCAACAAGCTTTAACAAGGAAGACAGTAAAGG AAACAAAACGTCCCAAACGACTACTGGTGATGATAAACCCTAATGGAGGCAATGGTACCGCTAGGAAGGATTTCAGGGATATAGTAGAACCCGTTTTCAGACTTTCTGGAATATCTATGGATATCATCT tCTCTGAGCATCCTGGTCATTTAATTGATGTTACTAAAAGTTATGACTTTACCGATACTGATGG GATCGTACTACTTGGAGGTGACGGGACTTACCATGAAGTACTCAACGTATTGATGAGAAAAAGACAGGAGGAACAAGGCGTGGATATTAACGACCCAAATGCAGCATTATATCCCTTGAACATTCCATTCGGCTTGATACCGACTG GATCATGTAGCAATTGGTCATTGAATACCACAGGGACCCGGGCTGTGCTAACGGCCGCTCTTCACGTCATTCAAG GAAGAACCGTGGCCTCTCCCCTGATAACTGTATTCAACAATGGTAAACTTCTAGGATTTGGGTGTGCTGGCTTTAGCTACGGATTCCTTACGAATGTTGTTGTTCGCTGTGAAAGGGATTTCCGCTGGCTAGGACGATCCCGATACAAAC TGATTTGCTTGTGGGTACtcctctttgaaaatctttctcAATACATTTACGATGCCAAAGTAACCTTCCACACATC AGTCACCGAGCGACGGAACACTAAAACCAACGAGACAGAGATCTTTGTTGCTGATAGAAAACTCACTGGATACACTTCTTATACTTCTGATACAG TGATCTATAACCGGAAGTTCTGGGACATGATGATCTTCAACGGGAATACGATCTTTAATGGAAAACCCCTGATAGACGCCACTAAAATGTTTGTCCCCAAGCCAACGATGTTTTCTTCTGTTGTTTTATTCGACACGATATCACCCGGATCTGTACGCAAGTTTTTCAAACTCAGTTTTGGAAATAAGTATCTG GACGAATTAGGTAGTGACATGGATGTTTTACATATTCGAGGAATCAAGATGGAATTAATAGGAGGTTTGGATGACACAGAACCGGATACAGCACCGGCAAAGAGAACAGTCATACTAGATGGGGAGAAGTATGAACTGGAATCTCCATCTTGTCAATTCTG
- the LOC125678301 gene encoding ceramide kinase-like isoform X3 yields MVGWVWKTEVTRVWLIEHESSNLLVKKCIVVSGNERKRFQQALTRKTVKETKRPKRLLVMINPNGGNGTARKDFRDIVEPVFRLSGISMDIIFSEHPGHLIDVTKSYDFTDTDGIVLLGGDGTYHEVLNVLMRKRQEEQGVDINDPNAALYPLNIPFGLIPTGSCSNWSLNTTGTRAVLTAALHVIQGRTVASPLITVFNNGKLLGFGCAGFSYGFLTNVVVRCERDFRWLGRSRYKLICLWVLLFENLSQYIYDAKVTFHTSVTERRNTKTNETEIFVADRKLTGYTSYTSDTVIYNRKFWDMMIFNGNTIFNGKPLIDATKMFVPKPTMFSSVVLFDTISPGSVRKFFKLSFGNKYLDELGSDMDVLHIRGIKMELIGGLDDTEPDTAPAKRTVILDGEKYELESPSCQFWYKLDVVQVFSSYL; encoded by the exons ATGGTGGGATGGGTATGGAAAACGGAAGTGACCCGAGTGTGGCTAATCGAACATGAATCTTCCAATTTATTGGTGAAGAAGTGCATAGTCGTGTCAGGGAATGAACGAAAACGTTTTCAACAAGCTTTAACAAGGAAGACAGTAAAGG AAACAAAACGTCCCAAACGACTACTGGTGATGATAAACCCTAATGGAGGCAATGGTACCGCTAGGAAGGATTTCAGGGATATAGTAGAACCCGTTTTCAGACTTTCTGGAATATCTATGGATATCATCT tCTCTGAGCATCCTGGTCATTTAATTGATGTTACTAAAAGTTATGACTTTACCGATACTGATGG GATCGTACTACTTGGAGGTGACGGGACTTACCATGAAGTACTCAACGTATTGATGAGAAAAAGACAGGAGGAACAAGGCGTGGATATTAACGACCCAAATGCAGCATTATATCCCTTGAACATTCCATTCGGCTTGATACCGACTG GATCATGTAGCAATTGGTCATTGAATACCACAGGGACCCGGGCTGTGCTAACGGCCGCTCTTCACGTCATTCAAG GAAGAACCGTGGCCTCTCCCCTGATAACTGTATTCAACAATGGTAAACTTCTAGGATTTGGGTGTGCTGGCTTTAGCTACGGATTCCTTACGAATGTTGTTGTTCGCTGTGAAAGGGATTTCCGCTGGCTAGGACGATCCCGATACAAAC TGATTTGCTTGTGGGTACtcctctttgaaaatctttctcAATACATTTACGATGCCAAAGTAACCTTCCACACATC AGTCACCGAGCGACGGAACACTAAAACCAACGAGACAGAGATCTTTGTTGCTGATAGAAAACTCACTGGATACACTTCTTATACTTCTGATACAG TGATCTATAACCGGAAGTTCTGGGACATGATGATCTTCAACGGGAATACGATCTTTAATGGAAAACCCCTGATAGACGCCACTAAAATGTTTGTCCCCAAGCCAACGATGTTTTCTTCTGTTGTTTTATTCGACACGATATCACCCGGATCTGTACGCAAGTTTTTCAAACTCAGTTTTGGAAATAAGTATCTG GACGAATTAGGTAGTGACATGGATGTTTTACATATTCGAGGAATCAAGATGGAATTAATAGGAGGTTTGGATGACACAGAACCGGATACAGCACCGGCAAAGAGAACAGTCATACTAGATGGGGAGAAGTATGAACTGGAATCTCCATCTTGTCAATTCTG
- the LOC125678301 gene encoding uncharacterized protein LOC125678301 isoform X2 codes for MLYNLVVDGVETKVTINDDDVKFESNDNAELSYQFDDVIGCEETMVGWVWKTEVTRVWLIEHESSNLLVKKCIVVSGNERKRFQQALTRKTVKETKRPKRLLVMINPNGGNGTARKDFRDIVEPVFRLSGISMDIIFSEHPGHLIDVTKSYDFTDTDGIVLLGGDGTYHEVLNVLMRKRQEEQGVDINDPNAALYPLNIPFGLIPTGSCSNWSLNTTGTRAVLTAALHVIQGRTVASPLITVFNNGKLLGFGCAGFSYGFLTNVVVRCERDFRWLGRSRYKLICLWVLLFENLSQYIYDAKVTFHTSVTERRNTKTNETEIFVADRKLTGYTSYTSDTVIYNRKFWDMMIFNGNTIFNGKPLIDATKMFVPKPTMFSSVVLFDTISPGSVRKFFKLSFGNKYLMKELVDKEQISSCTTVGEDKICNTFYSYIPIAGVMVHICH; via the exons ATGTTGTATAATTTGGTTGTGGATGGTGTTGAAACCAAAGTGACCATCAACGATGACGATGTAAAGTTCGAATCAAATGACAATGCAGAGC TCAGTTACCAGTTCGATGATGTCATAGGATGTGAGGAGACCATGGTGGGATGGGTATGGAAAACGGAAGTGACCCGAGTGTGGCTAATCGAACATGAATCTTCCAATTTATTGGTGAAGAAGTGCATAGTCGTGTCAGGGAATGAACGAAAACGTTTTCAACAAGCTTTAACAAGGAAGACAGTAAAGG AAACAAAACGTCCCAAACGACTACTGGTGATGATAAACCCTAATGGAGGCAATGGTACCGCTAGGAAGGATTTCAGGGATATAGTAGAACCCGTTTTCAGACTTTCTGGAATATCTATGGATATCATCT tCTCTGAGCATCCTGGTCATTTAATTGATGTTACTAAAAGTTATGACTTTACCGATACTGATGG GATCGTACTACTTGGAGGTGACGGGACTTACCATGAAGTACTCAACGTATTGATGAGAAAAAGACAGGAGGAACAAGGCGTGGATATTAACGACCCAAATGCAGCATTATATCCCTTGAACATTCCATTCGGCTTGATACCGACTG GATCATGTAGCAATTGGTCATTGAATACCACAGGGACCCGGGCTGTGCTAACGGCCGCTCTTCACGTCATTCAAG GAAGAACCGTGGCCTCTCCCCTGATAACTGTATTCAACAATGGTAAACTTCTAGGATTTGGGTGTGCTGGCTTTAGCTACGGATTCCTTACGAATGTTGTTGTTCGCTGTGAAAGGGATTTCCGCTGGCTAGGACGATCCCGATACAAAC TGATTTGCTTGTGGGTACtcctctttgaaaatctttctcAATACATTTACGATGCCAAAGTAACCTTCCACACATC AGTCACCGAGCGACGGAACACTAAAACCAACGAGACAGAGATCTTTGTTGCTGATAGAAAACTCACTGGATACACTTCTTATACTTCTGATACAG TGATCTATAACCGGAAGTTCTGGGACATGATGATCTTCAACGGGAATACGATCTTTAATGGAAAACCCCTGATAGACGCCACTAAAATGTTTGTCCCCAAGCCAACGATGTTTTCTTCTGTTGTTTTATTCGACACGATATCACCCGGATCTGTACGCAAGTTTTTCAAACTCAGTTTTGGAAATAAGTATCTG ATGAAGGAACTTGTCGATAAGGAGCAAATCAGCAGCTGCACCACCGTGGGCGAAGACAAAATATGCAACACTTTTTACAGTTATATCCCTATTGCGGGTGTTATGGTGCACATATGCcattaa